A genomic stretch from Phycisphaerae bacterium includes:
- a CDS encoding Gfo/Idh/MocA family oxidoreductase has translation MRTARTTRRTFIKQAAVAGAVGPLILAGKAHAANDRKLRHASIGVGRRGAEDLAALTSHPGIEIVALCDVDQNYLEEAAKLYPKARRYRDWREMLEKERDRIDSINATVPNHMHAPISMTAMQMGKHVYCQKPLTHSIYESRRLAEEAARRPELVTQMGVQTHSSGGYRTAVAMIQFGIIGKVKEVHSWDIVRYHYTGAVTNPPMRRRPDRVDKVPDSLDWNLWLGVAPERPYVKDIYHTRFWRRWHDFGGGAHGDMGGHMMDVVFTALELTSPMWVLSHRSPPYEETFAPNNKVQYHFPRTKYTTGDIDYYWYDTGPVDAKSSWPIDQSKELPEDGSMFVGEKGYMFLPHSGSPQLLPGDELKGAAEQFNKQVGPVKGREVDHYHQFIDACLGKGKTTTPFAYSGLLTESVLMGTVVNRFPMEKLIWDAKGLQFTNKPEANKYLRRAYRDGWHVDGLG, from the coding sequence GGCAAAGCCCACGCTGCAAACGACCGGAAACTGCGCCATGCGTCCATCGGCGTGGGCCGAAGAGGCGCCGAGGACTTGGCCGCGCTCACAAGCCATCCGGGCATCGAGATCGTGGCCCTCTGCGATGTCGACCAGAACTACCTGGAAGAGGCTGCCAAGCTCTACCCCAAGGCAAGACGGTACCGCGATTGGCGGGAAATGCTGGAGAAAGAACGTGACCGGATTGACTCCATCAACGCCACCGTCCCCAACCACATGCACGCGCCAATCTCGATGACCGCAATGCAAATGGGCAAGCACGTCTATTGCCAGAAACCCCTGACTCACAGCATCTACGAGTCGCGCCGGCTCGCCGAAGAGGCGGCCCGCAGGCCTGAACTGGTGACCCAGATGGGCGTCCAAACCCATTCAAGCGGGGGATACCGCACCGCAGTGGCCATGATCCAGTTCGGGATCATCGGTAAGGTCAAGGAGGTGCACTCGTGGGATATCGTCAGGTATCATTACACCGGCGCCGTCACCAACCCCCCGATGCGGCGCCGCCCCGATCGCGTGGACAAAGTCCCGGATTCGCTGGACTGGAACCTCTGGCTGGGCGTGGCCCCCGAACGGCCTTACGTCAAGGACATCTACCACACCCGGTTCTGGCGCCGCTGGCATGATTTCGGCGGCGGCGCCCATGGCGATATGGGCGGCCACATGATGGACGTCGTATTCACCGCCTTGGAGCTGACTTCGCCGATGTGGGTCCTGAGCCATCGAAGCCCTCCCTACGAGGAAACCTTCGCCCCGAACAACAAGGTGCAATACCACTTCCCCAGGACAAAGTACACTACCGGCGACATCGACTACTACTGGTACGACACGGGCCCTGTCGACGCCAAGAGCAGCTGGCCGATTGACCAGAGCAAGGAACTCCCCGAGGACGGTTCGATGTTCGTGGGTGAGAAGGGCTACATGTTCCTGCCGCATTCCGGCTCGCCCCAGCTTCTGCCCGGGGATGAATTGAAGGGCGCTGCCGAACAGTTCAATAAACAGGTCGGTCCGGTGAAGGGACGCGAGGTCGATCACTATCACCAGTTCATCGATGCCTGCCTGGGCAAGGGAAAAACCACCACGCCGTTCGCCTACTCCGGCCTCTTGACCGAAAGCGTGCTGATGGGCACGGTGGTCAACCGTTTCCCAATGGAGAAACTGATCTGGGATGCCAAGGGGCTGCAGTTCACCAACAAGCCGGAGGCCAACAAGTACCTTCGCCGCGCCTATCGCGATGGCTGGCATGTCGATGGACTCGGATGA